The sequence CCCGCGATGCCTCCCCACACACCGCCCGCGAGGATGCCCGCGACCAGGCAGACCAGCAGGTGCAGCACCACGGGCAGGTCGAGGGTGAACCCCACGTAGCCGGCGGCCATGGCGCCGACGATCAGCTGCCCGGTGCCGCCGATGTTGAACAGTCCCGCACGGAAGGAGACGGCCATCCCGGCGGAGGCGATGATCAGCGGCGTGGCGATGGTGAGGGTCTCCGTGAGCGGCCGCAGACCGGCCGAGAGGGCCGGCACCAGCACGTAGGTGCCCGTCCCGCCGGCCTCGCGGACGCTCTCGGCCGCCCGTGCGTACCCGGTCCCGTCGAAGACCGCCCCGCGGAACATCGCGCCGTAGGCCTGGGTGACGGACTGCCAGATCGCGGTCAGCGCATCGCTGGGACGGGCGAAGAAGTAGCCGAGGGTCTCGCGGACCTCCTGGTCGGCGATGACGATCAGCACGGAGCCGATGAGGAAGGCGAACACGAAGCTCATCACCACCACCAGCAGGTCGCCGCGGGCGATCCGCTGCAGGGTGCGCGCCAGGGCGGATTCGGCGGTCTGCTCCGGCGGCGGCGGGGCGTCGGTGCTCCCGGCCCCCACTCCCGGGGCGGAACCGGTGTCGGCCACATCTACAGTGCTCACGCGCTCATCTCCTCTCGCTCGTACCTCGCAGCTCGTCGACGAACGACGCTCACGCGCTCATCTCCTCCCGCTCGTACCTCGCAGCTCGTCGGCGAAGGGTGCTCATGCGATGTCTCCTTCGTCGGCGAGCTGGGAGTCGGTGGTGCGGGCACCGGCGGCCACGGCCTCGCGGGCGGCCTCGGCGGTGTAGCCGGCCATCATCAGGCCCAGCACGTCACGGTCCTCGTCCCCGGGGACGATCCCCAGGATCTTGCCGCGGTACATCACGGCGATGCGGTCGGCGAGCTGGGTGACCTCGTCCAGCTCGGTGGAGACGATCACCACCGGGGTGCCCTTGTCCCGCTCGTCGAGGATCCGGCGGTGCAGGAACTCGATCGAGCCGACGTCCACGCCACGGGTGGGCTGGGAGGCGATCAGCAGCGCGAGCTCGCGGTTCAGCGCCCGGGCCATGACGACCTTCTGCTGGTTGCCGCCCGACAGGGTGGACACCGCCGAGACGGCCGATTCCGTGCGGATGTCGAACTCCGGGATCAGCCGTTCCGCGTTCTGACGGATCGCCTTGAGCTTCATCGCCAGGGCGCTGCCGAAGGGCGGGCGGTCGTGCTGATCCAGGACCAGGTTCTCGGCGACGGAGAAGTCGGGCACCAGCGCGTCGTGGGTGCGGTCCTCGGGGACGAAGCCGACGCCCGCGTCGAGCACCTGCTTGGTGGAGCGGCCCACGAGCTCTCGCCCCTCGAGCGTCGCCGAGCCGTGCACGGTCTCCTGCAGGCCCAGCAGCGCCTCGGTGAGCTCCGTCTGGCCGTTGCCCTGCACTCCCGCGACGGCGAGCACCTCGCCGTGGCGCACCTCGAAGGAGACCCCGTCCAGGGTGCGCGTCCCGGCGGCATCGGTGACCCGCAGGTCGGTGACCTCGAGCGCCACCTCCCCCGGCGCGGCCTCGGACTTGTCCTGGGCGAGGGAGACCTGGCGGCCCACCATCAGCGAGGCGAGCTCGGCCTGATCGGCGGAGGGATCCGCCTCGCCCACCACCTTGCCGCGGCGGATCACGGTGATGCGATCGGAGACCGCCTTGACCTCGCGGAGCTTGTGGGTGATGAACACGATCGAGGTGCCCTCGTCCCGCAGCTGCCGCATGATCGCCATCAGCTCGTCGGTCTCGTGCGGGGTGAGCACGGCGGTGGGCTCGTCCAGCACCAGCACCTCGGCCCGGCGGCTGAGCGCCTTGATGATCTCGACCCGCTGCTGCGCGCCGACGGGGAGATCCTCAACCAGCGCATCGGGATCCAGGTCGAAGCCGAAGCGGGCGGAGATCTCCCGCACCAGGGTGCGGGCGGCGGCGATGTCGAGCAGCCCGCCCCGGGTCGGCTCGTGGCCGAGCACCATGTTCTCGGCCACGGTGAACACGGGCACCAGCATGAAGTGCTGATGGACCATGCCGATGCCGGCATCCATCGCATCGCCCGGATCGGAGAAGGCGACGGGCTCGCCGTCGATGACGATCTGCCCGCCGTCGGGCCGGTACAGCCCGTACAGCACGTTCATCAGGGTCGACTTGCCGGCCCCGTTCTCGCCCAGCAGGGAATGGATCTCCCCCGGTTCGACGACGAGGTCGATGGCGTCGTTGGCCACGAAGCTCCCGAAGGTCTTCGTGATCCCGCGCAGTTCGAGCTTCACAGCACTCGCTTCCGTCGGCGTCGACCGGGCTCCCCGGCCGAACGATGTGAGGACAGGGACGCGGTCCCCGCCCACCCGGGGACGGGGACCGCGCACCGCTCAGCGGCTCAGGCCTCCGCGGGGGCCGCTGCGGACTCGACGACCACGGAGCCGTCGATGATCTCCTGTTTCAGGCTCTCCAGCTCCTCGGTGAGCTCGGCAGGGACATCGTCTTCGAACTCGTGGAACGGGGCCAGGCCCACGCCGCCGTTCTCGAGGGTGCCCACGTACGGGGTGCCGTCGAACTGGCCATCGGCGGCCCCGGAGATGACGTCCTCGACCGCGGTGGACATCTCCTTCATCACCGAGGTGAGGATGACCGCCTGGGCGTCCTCATCGGAGGAGTTGGTCTCGAAGCCGTCCGCGTCGACCCAGATCACCATGCGGTCGTCGGCCTCCTTGGCGGAGGCGAGGGTGCCCGCACCGACCGGGCCGGCCACCGGCATCACGATGTCCGCGCCCGCGTTGTAGAACTCGTCGGAGACGGCCTTGCCCTTGGACTGGTCCTCGAAGTCGCCGGTGAAGGAACCCTGCTGAGCCTCCTTGTCCCAGCCGAGCGCCTCGACATCGGTGTCGTGGGTGTCGTTGTAGTGCGCGACGCCGTCGACGAAGCCGTCCATGAAGATGGTGACGGTGGGGATGTTCATGCCCCCGTAGGTGGCGACCTTCCCGGTCTCGGTGGTGCCCGCGGCGAGGTAGCCGGCGAGGAACGCGGCCTCGGCCGTGTTGAACTCGATCGGCTTGACGTTCTCGACCTCGATCGGCTCGCCGTCCGCATCCTGCGCGGTGGAGTCGACGATCGCGAAGTCGGTCTCGGGGTTGGCCTGGGCGGCGTCACCGGTGGCGGGTGCCAGCAGGAACCCGACGGTGATGATCAGGTCGCACTGCTGGGTGACCATGTTGTTGATGTTGGGCGCGAAGTCGGAGACCGCGGTGGACTCCGCGGAGGCCTTCTCGATGCCGAGGTCCTCCTCGGCGGCGAGCAGGCCGTTGTAGCTGGACTCGTTGAAGGACTTGTCGTCCCAGCCGCCGGAATCCGAGACCATGCAGGCCTTGTAATCGCTCGAGGCGCCGCCGGCATCGCTGCCACCGCCGCCGTCGGTCTCCTCGGGGGCGGTGCCGCAGGCGGCGAGGGTCAGGGCGCCGGCGCCGACCAGGGCGAGTGCACGCGTGATGCTCTTCATGAGGATTCCTTCGCTCAGGTGCGGGGACGGGAGCTCCCCGAGGGGTTCGTGGCGACTGCGCTGTCGCGGTGCGACTCGGACCATATCCGGGCGCGGCAGGGCCCGGGGCCCGCTTCGGTCCCACGTCGTGAACCGTTATGAAATCGACGCGGATCTGTCGTATGCGGTGCGGCGGCGCCCACACTCCCGAGGGCCCTCATCCGCGGCGGCGGAGGCCGTCACCGCTGGGGCGCGGGAGCGGGCCCTTCCGGGAGGCCGAGTCGCTCAGACGGGCAGCAGGTCGCGCTGCACGCAGGCGGAGGCGAGCACCGAGGCGCCGATGCCGATCGCGCGCTCGTCGATCATGAGGTCGCCCATGTGCAGGTCATAGGTGCGCCCGCCCGGGGTGCGGGTGCCGAGGCGGGCGAGGGCTCCGGGCACCTTCTCGAGGTACCAGGCGAAGTCCTCCCCGCCCAGGGACTGGGCGGTGGGATCGAGGTTGTCCCGCCCGAGCACGCCGTGCACGGCGGCGGAGAGCACCTCGACGCTCGAGGGGGCGTTGGAGACCGGGGGCACGCCGCGGTCGTGGCTCACCCGCGCCTCGATGCCCCACGGCCGCACCAGGTCCGCGAGC comes from Brachybacterium faecium DSM 4810 and encodes:
- a CDS encoding nucleoside ABC transporter ATP-binding protein (PFAM: ABC transporter), encoding MKLELRGITKTFGSFVANDAIDLVVEPGEIHSLLGENGAGKSTLMNVLYGLYRPDGGQIVIDGEPVAFSDPGDAMDAGIGMVHQHFMLVPVFTVAENMVLGHEPTRGGLLDIAAARTLVREISARFGFDLDPDALVEDLPVGAQQRVEIIKALSRRAEVLVLDEPTAVLTPHETDELMAIMRQLRDEGTSIVFITHKLREVKAVSDRITVIRRGKVVGEADPSADQAELASLMVGRQVSLAQDKSEAAPGEVALEVTDLRVTDAAGTRTLDGVSFEVRHGEVLAVAGVQGNGQTELTEALLGLQETVHGSATLEGRELVGRSTKQVLDAGVGFVPEDRTHDALVPDFSVAENLVLDQHDRPPFGSALAMKLKAIRQNAERLIPEFDIRTESAVSAVSTLSGGNQQKVVMARALNRELALLIASQPTRGVDVGSIEFLHRRILDERDKGTPVVIVSTELDEVTQLADRIAVMYRGKILGIVPGDEDRDVLGLMMAGYTAEAAREAVAAGARTTDSQLADEGDIA
- a CDS encoding nucleoside-binding protein (PFAM: Basic membrane protein); its protein translation is MKSITRALALVGAGALTLAACGTAPEETDGGGGSDAGGASSDYKACMVSDSGGWDDKSFNESSYNGLLAAEEDLGIEKASAESTAVSDFAPNINNMVTQQCDLIITVGFLLAPATGDAAQANPETDFAIVDSTAQDADGEPIEVENVKPIEFNTAEAAFLAGYLAAGTTETGKVATYGGMNIPTVTIFMDGFVDGVAHYNDTHDTDVEALGWDKEAQQGSFTGDFEDQSKGKAVSDEFYNAGADIVMPVAGPVGAGTLASAKEADDRMVIWVDADGFETNSSDEDAQAVILTSVMKEMSTAVEDVISGAADGQFDGTPYVGTLENGGVGLAPFHEFEDDVPAELTEELESLKQEIIDGSVVVESAAAPAEA